The following proteins come from a genomic window of Selenomonadales bacterium:
- the spo0A gene encoding sporulation transcription factor Spo0A translates to MYKGKIKIAIADNDWGFVQSLRDYLSKQADFEVVGTTCDGEELIKIIETQSPDIVTLELILPKLDGIGVLETMSKMETKRPKVIVVSEIAKTAVKAVLELGADYYLMKPIEKEVLVNRLRLLAGMLDEHRPISSKTEVQAVARQSLDIEVTNIIRELGIPAHIKGYQYLRDAILHIVNDMELLGSVTKVLYPMIAEQYSTTPSRVERAIRHAIEVAWGRGNIDLIHRIFGYTINIEKGKPTNSEFMAMIADKLRLEMVAR, encoded by the coding sequence ATGTATAAGGGGAAAATCAAAATTGCAATTGCTGACAATGATTGGGGATTCGTGCAATCTCTACGAGATTATTTGTCGAAACAGGCGGATTTCGAAGTAGTCGGGACGACTTGTGATGGTGAGGAATTGATCAAGATCATTGAAACACAATCTCCCGATATCGTAACGCTCGAATTGATTTTGCCGAAACTTGATGGAATCGGTGTATTGGAAACGATGTCGAAAATGGAAACCAAACGGCCGAAGGTCATTGTTGTCAGCGAGATTGCCAAAACTGCGGTAAAAGCGGTACTGGAGTTGGGCGCAGACTATTATTTGATGAAACCGATCGAAAAGGAGGTGTTAGTAAATCGACTTCGTTTGCTGGCAGGTATGCTTGATGAACATCGTCCCATCAGTTCCAAGACAGAAGTGCAAGCAGTGGCAAGACAATCGCTTGATATTGAAGTGACGAATATTATCAGGGAACTTGGGATCCCTGCGCATATCAAGGGATATCAGTATTTGCGCGATGCGATCTTGCATATTGTGAACGATATGGAACTATTAGGCTCGGTTACCAAGGTTCTCTATCCGATGATCGCGGAGCAATATTCGACGACACCAAGCAGAGTAGAACGTGCGATTCGTCACGCAATAGAAGTTGCATGGGGACGCGGAAATATTGACTTGATTCATCGTATCTTTGGGTATACTATTAATATTGAGAAAGGGAAACCTACCAATTCTGAATTTATGGCGATGATTGCTGATAAACTTCGATTGGAGATGGTTGCACGATAG